A single region of the Biomaibacter acetigenes genome encodes:
- a CDS encoding LacI family DNA-binding transcriptional regulator → MVIKLEDIAREAKVSVATVSLALNNSELVKEETRNRIKKIAKDLGYSPNAMARGLAKRRSETIGLIVPDIESAYYGKLVRCIDEYVREMGYGLILAISNDKPDVERRIIKNFISQRVEGIIITPINKINHDINYIKELNKHEIPYIFVTAPYPEIKAPCVMVDLEDGTYKLVKYLLNLGHRNIIFLAGSPKVVTTAYRINGYIKAFREADLEVDERNFIECSRINYEYACEITNKLLRNRQDIDAIITINDMMAVGVVNTLKEHKIRIPENISVAGYDNTLFSTISPVPITTVSQDIEKMSWNAVNMLVNIIKNNDTKVESIFIKPELVIRESTGPKL, encoded by the coding sequence ATGGTTATAAAATTGGAGGATATTGCAAGAGAGGCAAAAGTTTCTGTGGCAACAGTTTCTCTCGCATTAAATAACAGCGAGTTGGTAAAGGAGGAAACACGAAATAGAATTAAAAAAATAGCAAAAGACCTCGGGTATTCACCCAATGCCATGGCGAGAGGGCTCGCAAAAAGAAGAAGCGAAACCATAGGCCTCATTGTACCTGATATCGAAAGCGCATATTACGGAAAGCTGGTAAGATGCATAGATGAATATGTCAGGGAAATGGGATATGGCTTAATTCTGGCTATATCAAATGATAAGCCCGATGTCGAAAGACGAATAATTAAAAATTTTATTTCTCAGCGAGTTGAAGGAATAATTATTACTCCTATCAACAAAATCAATCATGATATAAATTATATTAAAGAATTAAACAAACATGAAATTCCTTATATTTTTGTAACGGCTCCTTATCCTGAGATTAAAGCACCTTGTGTAATGGTAGACCTGGAAGATGGGACTTATAAACTTGTAAAATATTTGCTTAATCTAGGTCATAGAAACATTATTTTTCTGGCCGGTTCACCAAAAGTAGTAACAACTGCATATAGAATAAATGGCTATATTAAGGCATTTAGAGAAGCAGATCTTGAAGTTGATGAAAGGAATTTTATCGAATGTAGCAGGATTAATTATGAATATGCCTGTGAAATAACAAATAAACTGTTGAGAAATAGACAGGATATCGATGCCATTATAACAATCAATGACATGATGGCAGTAGGGGTTGTTAATACACTAAAGGAACATAAGATACGAATACCGGAAAATATATCCGTAGCAGGATATGATAATACTCTTTTTTCTACTATTTCACCTGTACCCATAACAACGGTAAGCCAGGATATAGAAAAAATGAGCTGGAATGCGGTTAATATGCTGGTAAATATAATAAAAAACAATGATACAAAAGTTGAAAGTATTTTTATTAAACCCGAATTAGTAATTAGAGAATCTACAGGACCAAAATTATAA
- a CDS encoding alpha/beta fold hydrolase, with protein MNVMDKYVDIKGSKIHYVKNIQESGDIVLLLHGKRFTTRDWVESGLMETLERQGVQAIALEMPGYGKSEELDLNPEDFLAEFMKRMNLSPVHMVGPSFSGEISIRFALKFPDMLKSMIIIDSINVDKYEEKLKDIKVKTLIIWGKKDNVAPYEFAGILKDHLPESTLFTFEDLGHTCYFDDMKTFSEELIKFIKYG; from the coding sequence ACGTAGACATTAAAGGAAGCAAAATCCATTATGTAAAAAACATTCAGGAAAGCGGCGATATCGTGCTGCTTTTACACGGCAAGAGGTTTACAACCCGGGACTGGGTGGAGTCGGGATTGATGGAAACCCTTGAAAGGCAGGGGGTTCAAGCCATCGCCCTGGAAATGCCGGGCTATGGAAAGTCTGAGGAACTGGATTTGAATCCCGAGGACTTTTTGGCAGAATTTATGAAGCGAATGAACCTCTCCCCGGTCCACATGGTAGGGCCGTCCTTCAGCGGGGAGATATCCATAAGATTCGCCTTAAAATTCCCGGATATGCTCAAATCTATGATTATTATAGACAGCATAAATGTGGATAAATACGAGGAGAAATTAAAAGATATAAAGGTCAAGACATTGATAATTTGGGGTAAAAAAGACAACGTCGCTCCCTATGAATTTGCGGGCATCTTGAAAGACCACCTGCCGGAAAGCACCCTTTTCACCTTTGAAGATCTGGGGCATACATGCTATTTTGATGATATGAAAACATTTTCCGAAGAGTTGATTAAGTTTATAAAATATGGTTAA